A window of the Arenibacter algicola genome harbors these coding sequences:
- a CDS encoding anthranilate synthase component II: MKENTDKKTNTKSLGKEEGKSILVIDNYDSFTYNLVHYLEDLDCTVTVKRNDQISLEEIEAYDKIVLSPGPGIPEEAGLLKEIIAMYAPSKSIFGVCLGQQAIAEVFGGSLVNIDQVYHGIATKINIVKDDILFEGLPQEIEVGRYHSWVVDPVLPEVLEATSFDENGQVMSLRHKVFDVSAVQFHPESVLTPHGKKILENWVTSPNR, encoded by the coding sequence ATGAAAGAGAATACAGATAAAAAAACAAACACCAAATCCTTGGGCAAAGAAGAAGGAAAGTCCATATTGGTAATTGACAATTACGATAGTTTTACCTACAACCTTGTCCATTATTTGGAGGATCTGGATTGCACCGTAACCGTCAAAAGAAATGATCAAATAAGTTTGGAAGAAATAGAGGCTTATGACAAGATTGTTCTTTCTCCAGGTCCAGGAATCCCTGAAGAAGCAGGTCTTCTCAAAGAAATTATAGCCATGTACGCACCTTCAAAAAGTATTTTTGGAGTATGTCTGGGGCAACAGGCCATTGCGGAGGTATTTGGAGGATCATTGGTCAATATAGACCAGGTCTACCACGGAATAGCTACCAAAATAAATATTGTAAAAGATGATATTCTTTTTGAGGGCTTACCTCAAGAAATTGAGGTGGGTCGTTATCACTCTTGGGTAGTAGACCCAGTACTTCCAGAAGTATTGGAAGCTACCTCCTTTGATGAGAATGGACAGGTCATGTCACTGCGCCACAAAGTCTTTGATGTAAGTGCAGTACAGTTTCATCCCGAATCGGTCTTGACTCCTCATGGCAAGAAAATTTTGGAGAACTGGGTGACCTCCCCTAACCGCTAA
- the trpD gene encoding anthranilate phosphoribosyltransferase: MKDILNKLINHDVLPKEDAKQVLVNIAKGDYNTSQIAAFLTVYMMRSVTIEELEGFRDALLELCLAVDLSQYNPIDLCGTGGDGKDTFNISTLASFVTAGADVKVTKHGNYGVSSKCGSSNVMEFLGIKFSNEVGFLEKCIDEAGICVLHAPLFHPAMKNVAPIRRELGVKTFFNMLGPMVNPAFPKNQMVGVFNLELARMYGYLYQKTDKNFTVLHALDGYDEISLTGNTKTITNKSEGMLKPSDFGVEAISASEIVGGDSIEESAQVFLNVLQGKGTTPQNNVVCANAGIAIATVKGISPREGFEEAKESLLSGRGLAALKKLQALSQL, encoded by the coding sequence ATGAAAGATATTTTAAACAAACTGATCAATCACGATGTACTTCCAAAAGAGGATGCAAAACAGGTTTTGGTCAATATTGCCAAAGGAGATTACAACACAAGTCAGATTGCCGCCTTTTTAACAGTATATATGATGCGCAGCGTTACTATAGAAGAATTGGAAGGTTTTAGGGATGCCCTGTTGGAGCTTTGTTTGGCGGTAGACCTATCACAATACAACCCCATAGATCTATGTGGTACAGGTGGTGACGGCAAGGACACCTTCAACATCTCTACTTTGGCCAGTTTTGTTACAGCAGGGGCAGATGTTAAGGTAACAAAACACGGCAACTATGGCGTATCCTCAAAATGTGGCAGCAGTAATGTTATGGAATTCTTGGGCATTAAATTCAGTAATGAGGTTGGATTTCTTGAAAAATGTATAGACGAAGCAGGTATTTGTGTGCTACATGCCCCGTTATTTCACCCAGCCATGAAAAATGTGGCTCCTATTCGTAGGGAATTGGGCGTAAAAACTTTTTTTAATATGTTGGGCCCAATGGTGAACCCAGCCTTCCCCAAGAACCAAATGGTAGGAGTTTTTAATTTGGAACTGGCAAGAATGTACGGTTATCTGTACCAGAAGACCGATAAGAACTTTACCGTATTGCATGCCTTGGATGGTTACGATGAAATTTCCTTGACAGGAAATACCAAAACCATTACCAACAAATCCGAGGGGATGTTAAAGCCATCGGATTTTGGTGTTGAAGCCATCTCCGCATCGGAAATAGTGGGTGGAGATAGTATTGAAGAATCCGCACAGGTTTTTCTAAATGTTTTACAAGGGAAAGGTACTACGCCACAAAATAATGTGGTTTGTGCCAATGCGGGTATTGCCATTGCAACAGTTAAAGGGATTAGTCCAAGGGAAGGCTTTGAAGAAGCCAAGGAATCCCTTCTTAGCGGAAGAGGGCTTGCAGCATTAAAAAAATTACAGGCCTTAAGTCAATTATAA
- the trpC gene encoding indole-3-glycerol phosphate synthase TrpC produces MNILDKIVLDKRKEVDLKKSIIPVSQLEASVLFHRPTVSLANALRSSNSGIIAEHKRRSPSKSVINQNNSVADVAVGYEKAGACGMSVLTDGKYFGGSLDDLLLARASVQMPLLRKEFIIDEYQLLEAKAYGADVILLIAAILTRAEIKALSEFAKQLYLDVLLEVHDEEELQKSIMPSLDMLGVNNRNLKTFEVSLDTSKTLSKLIPDDFVKVSESGISSIEAIQELKPYGYQGFLIGENFMKTDNPGLSALQFIKSIK; encoded by the coding sequence ATGAATATACTGGATAAAATAGTTTTGGATAAACGAAAGGAAGTGGATTTAAAAAAATCCATTATCCCGGTTTCCCAGTTGGAAGCTTCCGTATTGTTTCACAGACCCACCGTTTCCTTGGCCAATGCCCTTAGAAGTAGTAATAGTGGAATAATTGCGGAACACAAACGAAGGTCTCCTTCCAAGTCGGTCATAAATCAAAACAATAGTGTCGCCGATGTAGCTGTAGGTTATGAAAAAGCCGGTGCCTGTGGCATGTCGGTCCTAACGGATGGGAAATATTTTGGCGGATCTTTGGACGACCTTTTGTTGGCCAGGGCATCCGTGCAAATGCCTCTGCTTCGCAAGGAATTTATCATTGACGAATACCAATTATTGGAGGCTAAGGCCTATGGGGCAGATGTAATATTATTAATTGCAGCCATATTGACCCGGGCTGAAATTAAGGCTTTATCCGAATTTGCAAAACAATTGTACTTGGATGTACTATTGGAGGTCCATGACGAGGAAGAATTACAGAAATCCATTATGCCCAGTTTGGACATGTTGGGGGTAAACAATAGAAATTTAAAGACTTTTGAAGTAAGCCTAGATACCAGTAAGACTTTATCCAAATTAATTCCGGATGATTTTGTGAAGGTTTCCGAGAGTGGCATAAGTTCTATAGAGGCAATACAAGAGTTAAAACCTTACGGCTATCAAGGCTTCCTTATTGGGGAGAATTTTATGAAAACCGATAATCCCGGACTAAGCGCCCTTCAATTTATTAAATCGATTAAATAA
- a CDS encoding phosphoribosylanthranilate isomerase, which yields MKLKVCGMKLNTLEVATLDPDYLGFIFWEPSKRYFDGNIPKLPASIKKVGVFVDAPLEEIRKKVKEYSLQAVQLHGKESPEFCSDLKKSTSDRSKALEENSLEIIKVFSIKDDFDFSNLAPYENVCDFFLFDTKGKLPGGNGFTFSWEVLKNYPSSKPYFLSGGIGLDEIEKIMEFQQRPESKYCHAIDVNSKFELEPGLKNIDKLKEFKKVVRIE from the coding sequence ATGAAACTGAAAGTGTGTGGAATGAAATTGAATACCTTGGAGGTGGCCACCCTTGATCCAGATTATCTTGGTTTTATATTCTGGGAACCCTCCAAAAGGTATTTTGATGGTAATATTCCCAAATTGCCCGCCTCCATTAAAAAAGTAGGTGTTTTTGTGGACGCTCCCCTTGAAGAAATTAGGAAAAAAGTAAAGGAATACAGTTTACAGGCAGTCCAATTACATGGAAAGGAAAGTCCGGAATTCTGTAGCGACCTAAAAAAATCAACTAGTGATCGTTCAAAAGCTTTAGAGGAAAATAGTCTAGAGATAATCAAAGTCTTCTCCATTAAAGATGATTTTGATTTTAGCAATTTGGCTCCCTATGAAAATGTTTGTGACTTTTTTCTTTTTGACACCAAGGGCAAATTACCTGGAGGCAACGGATTTACCTTCAGTTGGGAAGTGCTAAAAAATTATCCCTCCTCTAAACCCTATTTTCTGAGTGGTGGCATTGGATTGGACGAGATTGAAAAAATAATGGAATTTCAACAAAGACCGGAATCGAAATATTGCCACGCCATTGATGTCAATAGTAAATTTGAATTGGAACCAGGATTAAAGAATATTGATAAATTAAAAGAATTTAAAAAAGTAGTGAGAATTGAGTAG